Proteins encoded in a region of the Acidobacteriota bacterium genome:
- a CDS encoding type II toxin-antitoxin system Phd/YefM family antitoxin — protein sequence MSIEITYSEARNNLASILDQVTNDSEVVVIKRRGRSSVAMIDADELSSLMETEYLFRSPKNAERLIRAIQQTEAGGGEVTTIEELRKEFDAEKPVRKTRGRSK from the coding sequence ATGTCGATAGAAATCACCTATAGCGAAGCAAGGAACAATTTAGCATCGATCCTCGACCAGGTCACCAATGATTCGGAGGTCGTCGTGATTAAGCGTCGCGGGCGTTCGTCCGTGGCGATGATCGACGCCGACGAACTTTCGAGCCTCATGGAAACGGAGTATCTCTTCCGCTCGCCAAAGAACGCCGAAAGGTTAATAAGAGCAATACAACAAACCGAGGCAGGTGGTGGAGAAGTAACCACTATCGAAGAGTTGCGAAAGGAATTCGATGCCGAAAAGCCCGTCCGAAAAACGCGCGGTCGTTCTAAGTGA
- a CDS encoding tetratricopeptide repeat protein has product MRTRIGFRKGFLAVVLLGSLSAFALGQTTASEHLKRGNEHYKNRNYAQAIASFSEAIRLSPRSPEPWFNRGQARYYSGDVRTSIGDFQQATTLNPNYVDAWFQLGLARNKTGDQAGAIAAYTRGLSIASGDSQLYYNRGIAYADSGRDDLALADYNRALQINTNYTKAFVNRGAVHFRAKRYDAALADLNRAIELDPGYAEAWNNRGVLYNTTNRSQLALPDLDQAIKLDPTLKKPHLDKSIAYNKLGRNTDAIESLNAAIKLDPKYVNAYIFRSAVYFDIKKFDLSKADAEQVLRLDPKNKFAADLLTRIAALPK; this is encoded by the coding sequence ATGAGAACCAGGATCGGCTTTAGGAAGGGTTTTCTAGCGGTTGTTCTGCTTGGTTCTTTGTCCGCCTTCGCATTGGGGCAGACGACGGCGTCGGAGCATTTGAAGCGCGGGAACGAGCACTACAAGAACAGGAACTACGCCCAAGCGATAGCGAGTTTTTCCGAGGCGATAAGGCTTTCACCGCGGTCGCCGGAGCCGTGGTTCAACCGAGGGCAGGCTCGGTATTATTCCGGCGATGTCCGCACTTCGATCGGCGACTTTCAACAGGCCACGACGCTCAACCCCAACTACGTTGATGCCTGGTTTCAACTCGGGCTTGCCCGAAACAAGACCGGCGACCAAGCCGGTGCGATCGCGGCATACACACGCGGGCTCAGCATTGCCTCGGGCGACTCGCAGCTTTACTACAACCGCGGCATCGCCTATGCGGATAGCGGCCGCGACGACCTCGCCCTTGCCGACTACAACCGTGCACTGCAGATCAACACCAATTACACCAAGGCATTCGTTAACCGCGGTGCCGTTCACTTCCGCGCCAAGCGATACGATGCCGCTCTTGCCGACCTTAACCGCGCCATCGAACTTGACCCCGGCTACGCCGAGGCTTGGAACAACCGCGGCGTGCTGTACAACACAACCAACCGCTCTCAGCTTGCACTCCCGGACCTTGATCAAGCCATCAAGCTCGACCCGACGCTCAAGAAGCCGCACCTCGATAAGTCAATTGCATACAACAAACTCGGGAGAAACACCGACGCCATCGAGAGCCTCAACGCAGCCATCAAACTCGACCCGAAGTACGTTAATGCATACATTTTCCGGTCCGCTGTCTATTTTGATATCAAGAAGTTCGACCTCTCAAAAGCAGACGCAGAACAGGTGCTTCGGCTCGACCCAAAGAACAAATTTGCCGCAGATCTCTTGACCCGAATCGCCGCTCTGCCGAAATGA
- a CDS encoding phosphoribosylglycinamide formyltransferase: MKIGILISGRGTNMVALVEAVGSGEIPGSEVAVVISDKADAAGLAKARTRGVDTLVIERNGRKREEHDAEIVAALRERGVELVCLAGYMRLLSPLFVQAFPDRILNIHPSLLPAYPGLNVHERVLAAGEKRSGCTVHYVNEDLDAGPIILQREVPVLNGDTPETLSARILEQEHGTYVEAVKKILATESTEQTERN; this comes from the coding sequence ATGAAAATAGGAATTCTTATCTCGGGCCGCGGGACGAATATGGTGGCTTTGGTTGAGGCCGTGGGGAGCGGCGAGATACCGGGGTCGGAGGTCGCGGTTGTTATTAGCGACAAGGCGGATGCGGCGGGTTTGGCTAAAGCTCGGACGCGCGGCGTCGACACTTTGGTCATTGAAAGAAACGGCCGGAAGCGTGAAGAACACGACGCCGAGATCGTCGCCGCACTTCGGGAACGCGGAGTTGAGCTCGTCTGCCTGGCGGGGTATATGCGGCTTCTTTCGCCGCTTTTTGTTCAGGCATTTCCAGATCGTATTCTCAACATCCACCCGAGTCTGCTGCCCGCATATCCTGGCCTCAACGTCCACGAACGCGTCCTCGCCGCAGGCGAAAAAAGGTCCGGCTGCACCGTCCATTACGTCAATGAGGACCTCGACGCCGGCCCGATCATCCTCCAACGCGAAGTCCCGGTCCTCAATGGCGACACCCCCGAAACCCTCTCCGCCCGCATCCTTGAACAAGAACACGGCACCTACGTCGAAGCGGTCAAGAAG
- a CDS encoding AbrB/MazE/SpoVT family DNA-binding domain-containing protein — MPVADRINKKGQQGFRMRFDAVITKSGQITIPAAIRKRLGIKPGQKVYQSIRNRRILLEFDLPNDSVERTRIPQSKEL, encoded by the coding sequence ATGCCGGTTGCAGATAGGATAAATAAAAAAGGGCAACAAGGTTTTAGAATGCGTTTCGATGCCGTTATCACAAAAAGTGGCCAAATAACGATTCCGGCAGCCATTCGGAAACGCCTTGGGATCAAGCCTGGTCAGAAAGTGTACCAGTCTATCCGAAACCGAAGGATTCTATTGGAATTCGATCTACCAAATGATTCGGTCGAACGAACTCGAATCCCGCAAAGCAAAGAGTTATAG
- a CDS encoding Txe/YoeB family addiction module toxin translates to MPKSPSEKRAVVLSDAFRDDLRYWAENDRKLLLKVLDLMEAIVRDPFSGIGKPEPLKHEASGTWSRRITKEHRVVYRFRDDRIEFLQARYHY, encoded by the coding sequence ATGCCGAAAAGCCCGTCCGAAAAACGCGCGGTCGTTCTAAGTGACGCCTTCCGCGACGACCTTCGCTATTGGGCCGAGAACGACCGGAAATTGCTCCTAAAGGTGCTCGACCTGATGGAGGCGATCGTTCGCGACCCCTTCTCCGGAATCGGCAAACCAGAGCCGCTAAAACACGAAGCCTCCGGCACTTGGTCCCGCAGAATAACAAAAGAGCACCGAGTGGTTTATCGGTTTCGGGATGACCGGATCGAGTTTCTGCAGGCCCGGTATCATTACTAA
- a CDS encoding phosphoribosylformylglycinamidine cyclo-ligase — translation MISSISYADAGVSIDNANRAVAKIREYARSTFNERTLTEIGSFGGMFSGAFPNMADPILVASADGVGTKLKLAFETGIHNTVGADLVNHCVNDILVQGARPLFFLDYFATGKLEPDVTASVVEGMARACRENGCVLLGGETAEMPDFYPPGEYDLAGFIVGVVDKAKVIDGKSILPGDVVLGIPSNGLQTNGYSLARKLFFEVGGYKADTFIEELGTTAGEALLATHQSFLPQIGPLLDGGRIKGLAHITGGGFLENIPRILPEGVGVEIGRGTWPELPIFGLMQRLGNVADHEMFRTFNMGIGMVVVCSESDTPEIADRLGGVFVIGKVVSGKGEVKII, via the coding sequence ATGATCTCGTCGATCTCATACGCCGATGCCGGCGTTTCTATAGATAACGCGAACCGGGCCGTGGCGAAGATCCGCGAATATGCCCGGAGCACTTTCAATGAACGGACGCTGACCGAGATCGGCAGCTTTGGCGGGATGTTTTCGGGAGCGTTTCCGAACATGGCCGATCCGATATTGGTCGCTTCGGCCGATGGCGTCGGGACGAAGCTCAAGCTCGCTTTTGAGACCGGCATTCACAACACGGTCGGAGCTGATCTGGTCAACCACTGCGTCAACGATATTTTGGTCCAGGGAGCTCGGCCGCTTTTCTTTCTTGATTACTTCGCGACCGGAAAGCTCGAGCCCGACGTAACCGCCTCGGTCGTCGAGGGCATGGCTCGGGCATGCCGCGAGAACGGCTGCGTTCTGCTTGGCGGCGAGACGGCGGAGATGCCGGACTTCTATCCGCCCGGCGAATACGACCTCGCGGGTTTTATCGTCGGCGTGGTCGATAAGGCAAAAGTGATCGACGGCAAGTCGATCTTGCCCGGCGATGTCGTGCTCGGCATTCCCTCGAACGGCCTGCAAACGAACGGCTACTCGCTCGCCCGCAAACTCTTTTTCGAGGTCGGCGGCTACAAGGCCGATACGTTCATCGAGGAACTCGGCACGACCGCGGGCGAGGCACTGCTGGCGACCCACCAGAGCTTTCTGCCGCAAATCGGCCCGCTGCTCGATGGCGGCCGGATAAAAGGCCTTGCCCACATTACCGGCGGAGGTTTTCTTGAAAACATTCCCCGCATCCTGCCCGAAGGCGTCGGCGTGGAGATCGGCCGCGGCACCTGGCCCGAGCTTCCCATATTTGGCCTAATGCAACGCCTCGGCAACGTCGCCGACCACGAAATGTTCCGCACCTTCAACATGGGCATCGGGATGGTCGTGGTTTGTTCGGAAAGCGATACGCCTGAGATAGCGGACAGACTTGGCGGGGTTTTTGTCATCGGAAAGGTGGTTTCGGGTAAGGGCGAGGTTAAGATCATTTAG
- a CDS encoding arylamine N-acetyltransferase, producing MNTQKYLERIGLGDAELVADQGSLRLLQRSHLLTIPFENLDIHWKRPIVLDIDRFFDKIVVEKRGGFCYELNGLFNQLLLSLGFITKLVSASVFHTDGTIGPEFDHAAIIVTIGEDEFLADVGFGDFTAEPLRFDVDAEQQDANGVFTIRRFDDEYLEVAKRDDESWQGNYLFSKTPRDLYEFSAMCDFQQYSPESHFTKGKLCSIMTETGRKTLTDRAYFVTTCGNCTETTVSSNEDFEKSLMREFGICRLQIG from the coding sequence ATGAACACCCAAAAATATCTTGAACGTATCGGTCTTGGCGATGCCGAATTAGTGGCCGACCAGGGATCGCTAAGGCTGTTGCAGCGTTCTCATCTGTTGACCATACCGTTCGAAAATCTGGACATACATTGGAAACGGCCGATCGTTCTGGATATTGATCGGTTCTTTGACAAGATCGTTGTCGAAAAGCGAGGTGGCTTTTGTTACGAACTTAATGGTTTGTTCAATCAACTTTTGTTATCGCTAGGGTTTATTACTAAACTCGTTTCCGCTAGCGTTTTTCACACGGACGGAACGATCGGACCCGAATTTGACCACGCCGCGATCATCGTCACGATAGGCGAGGATGAATTTTTAGCTGATGTAGGCTTTGGCGATTTCACAGCCGAACCGCTGCGTTTTGATGTCGATGCCGAACAGCAGGACGCAAACGGAGTTTTCACGATCCGGCGGTTTGATGATGAATATCTTGAGGTTGCAAAACGCGACGACGAAAGTTGGCAAGGGAATTATTTGTTTTCCAAAACGCCACGAGATCTCTACGAATTTTCCGCGATGTGCGATTTCCAGCAGTATTCACCCGAGTCGCATTTCACCAAAGGCAAACTCTGTTCGATCATGACCGAAACCGGGAGAAAAACACTTACTGACAGAGCCTATTTCGTAACCACATGTGGCAATTGTACCGAAACCACCGTATCCTCAAATGAGGATTTCGAAAAAAGTTTGATGCGAGAATTTGGGATATGCCGGTTGCAGATAGGATAA